The Prosthecobacter vanneervenii DNA segment TGCCAGTAGTGTTCGGCACTGGGAGTGCTTTCGAGCGGGAAGCAAAGAACCATGGCGCGGCATTTTGGCGACGCAGAGATTGGCAAAAGAGCTTCAATGACGGCAGGCTGGCATCCAGGCACGCGCAGCCCTGGCGTTCTGTGCGCCTGCTTTATGCCCTAGCGTGAAGGCTTCCAATTTTGCAAAGACCCATACCGCGGCTTGCGCACACGGGTGGCGCGCTGCACCTCAAGCCGCAGCGCTTCGGCCAGCTCCTCTTCGCTCGCAGTCTGCATCTGATGAAAGGCCAGCATCTCCAGCATCCGTTTGCTCGGCCGCCGTCCCAGCCTGCGCGTGAGCAGCAACGCGCAGATCAGCGCGGCGTAGATCTGGATGGCCACGCCGTTTTCGCTTTCCGCAAACCAGTGCCGGCAGGGCAGCAGGCATTTGAGCCAGCGGAAAAAACCCTCCACCTCCCAACGCCGCCGGTAGAGCCCGGCGAGCTCCCCGGCGCTGAGCTGTTGCGCAGTTTGATTGCTCACCAGCCATACGGGCTCCTCCATGTCCGGCCGGTCCACGACCACCAGGCGGAACGGGCCGCGTTTGCACAGGGCTCTCTCGCCGAGCATGACAAGCTCATCACGGCAGACGCCGACCTGGATGTCGCCCTGGCTTAGCGGCAGCTCCTGGAGCGTCTCCACCTTGACGTGGTTTTGGCGCAGGCGCATGAGAAAGCCGCACCCGGCGCTCTCGAGCTCCTCGAGGTAGCGGTAGTTCATGCCGTAGTTGCGGTCGCCGATGTAGAACTCTCCGGCCTTGAGCTGATGGCGCAGGGCTTTGCGCTCGCACAAAACCCCGTTGGAGGGCAGGCCGCCGGCTGGCAGGCCGTCGGCCAGCCGGTATTTGATGTGCAGGCGCACGGCGCGCTGGTCCTTGTACTGGCTGCGCCAGGTGGCCCAGTCCATGCGCGGGAGCACATACCACAAGGTGCTGTCGACCACGCGCAGCGCGGAGAGGTCCACGCCGCCGGG contains these protein-coding regions:
- a CDS encoding IS4 family transposase, with the translated sequence MKLLMAAARVPAPKIEAAQLRHWKLIEQFQRVLDEVSPQHPPHRSEHDPRRTLHQRDYFSLFLLGLFNPVITSMRGLCQASRLQRTQRFLGILPVSLGSFSEAQSLFDARLLQAVLERLVADLPAEPGPGGVDLSALRVVDSTLWYVLPRMDWATWRSQYKDQRAVRLHIKYRLADGLPAGGLPSNGVLCERKALRHQLKAGEFYIGDRNYGMNYRYLEELESAGCGFLMRLRQNHVKVETLQELPLSQGDIQVGVCRDELVMLGERALCKRGPFRLVVVDRPDMEEPVWLVSNQTAQQLSAGELAGLYRRRWEVEGFFRWLKCLLPCRHWFAESENGVAIQIYAALICALLLTRRLGRRPSKRMLEMLAFHQMQTASEEELAEALRLEVQRATRVRKPRYGSLQNWKPSR